Part of the Rhodospirillales bacterium genome, CAACCGCAAGGGGTTGCCGAAGTTGACCGTGCTCTACCGGGGCGACAAGCGGCTCGTGAACACCTATCATGCCCTGGTCGCACCGGAGGGCGCGACGCCGGGCAGGGACGTGGCAGCCCGGTTCGTCGATTTCGTTGCCAGTGACGACGGGCAACAGATCATTCGCGAGTACGGACGGGATGCCTACGGGGAGCCCCTTTACCAGGACGCAGCCTGCGCCGAAAGCTACGTCGACTGAGCAGTCCCCAATCTCGAGCGGAAGACCTCCGGGGCTATCGTCAACGCGACCTCCGGAAGTGGTGGGCGTGCTGCTCGCCGGCGGCCGGGCACGGCGGATGGGCGGCGGCGACAAGGCCCTGCAGACGATTGCCGGCCGGCCGATGCTGGACCTGGTGATCGAGCGGGCGTCGCCGCAGGTATCGGCGCTGGTCATCAATGCCGGCGGCGACGCGGCGCGCTTTGCGTCGTTCGGGCTGCCGGTGGCGGCGGACGTGGTCGGCGGTTTCGCGGGACCGCTGGCGGGCGTGCTGACCGGGATGATGTGGGCGCGGGACAACGCGCCGCAGTGTCGATGGATCGTCAGCATCGCCACCGACACGCCCCTGTTTCCGCACGACCTGGTCGCCCGGTTGCTCGTCGCGGTTGCCGATGACCGCGTCGACCTGGCCTGCGCCGCTTCGGGCAGACGGGCGCATCCGGTATTCGGCTTGTGGCCGCTGCGTCTCCTGGACGACCTGCGGGTCGCGCTGGTTGAGGAGGGACTGCGAAAGATCGCCGCCTGGACGGCCCGCTATCAACTGGCGACGGTCTCATTCGACGCCGAGCCGTTCGATCCGTTCTTCAACGTCAACACGCCGGAGGACCTCGAAGACGCGGCCCGGCTCCTGGGTTCCGCACGAGATAACCCATGATCGACAGCACCCGCGCTTTCAAGCATGATCCCCGCAACCGGTCGATCCCGGCCGTGATGTCCCGGCCGTTGATCCACGCCACGGCGCGCTAGACATTGCCTTTTGTCGGCAACGGACGGATAATCGTAACCGCAAAAAAGGGTCGCGAAACGGTACCCGGCGGGAGTGATCGTGATGTCGTCACGGCACGCTTGGAAGAACCGGATCGAGGGAGGATCAGAAGCAGCGCGAATATCGCGCACGAGTCGCGGCAGGCGTGCTTATCCCCTTCGGTTCAACGGTTTCCGTCGACCTTGGGCGTTGTCCTCGGGAGGAAAAGGCGCATGCTGAAATCGCTGCACATCGATCCGGAGAAATGCACGAACTGCCTGCAATGCGAGATGGCGTGCTCGTACGTCAAGGAAGGCGCGTTCAATCCGACCCGATCGCGCATCAAGGTATTCACGTTTCATGACGAGGGCCGGTTCGTGCCGTACACCTGCACCCAGTGCGCTGAAGCGTGGTGCATGCATGCGTGCCCGGTCGACGCCATCGGGCTCAACCCGGCAACCGGGGCCAAGGAGGTGTATCCGGACATCTGCGTCGGCTGCAAGGTGTGCACCATCGCGTGCCCATTCGGCACGGTGAACTATCACGCCGGCACCGGCAAGGTGATCAAGTGCGACCTGTGCTTCGGCGACCCGGCCTGCGCCAAGGCGTGCCCGACCGAGGCCATCACCTACATTGACGCCAACTGGACCGGACTCGATCGCATGCGGCACTGGGCGGCGAGGACGGATGCCGGAGCGACGGCGACGCACTGACTGGCGACGCACTGACTGGCGGCCCATCGGCCGAAGATAGGAGGATTAGCGATGGCATGGGCGAACAAGGTTTTGCGGGTGAACCTAGGCGCCGGAACCTGCACCAACGAACCACTGCGCATGGATTGGGCGCAGAAATACCTCGGCCAGCGGGGCCTGGCGACCAAGTACCTGGCTGAGGAAGTGAACCCGCGGGTCGATCCCCTGTCGCCCGATAACAAGCTGATCATGACCACCGGGCCGTTGACCGGTACCTGCGCGTCGACTGCCGGCCGGTACTCGATCGTGACCAAGGGCGCCCTGACCGGCGCCATCGCGTGTTCCAATTCCGGCGGCTTCTTCGGAAACGAGATGAAGAACGCCGGCTACGACATGATCATCTTCGAGGGGCGTTCGCCGCAGCCCGTCTATTTGTGGCTGCAGGACGGCGATGCTCGCCTGATGAACGCGTCGGAGTTCTGGGGCAAGAGCACCTGGGACACCGAGGAGGGCCTCAAGTCCAAGCACCAGGACCCCCAGATCCGCGTCGCCTCGATCGGCGTCTCCGGTGAAAAGGGCGTCAAATTCGCGTGCGTGGTCAACGACATGCATCGCGCCGCCGGGCGATCCGGGGTCGGTGCGGTCATGGGATCGAAGAACCTGAAGGCGGTTGCCATCCGCGGCACCTTGGGCGTTCGGGTCAAGGATCCGGTGCAGTTTCTGAACGCGACCAACGCCGCCAAGAAGGTGCTGGCGGAGAACCCGGTGACGGGGCAGGGGCTGCCGACCTACGGCACCCAGGTGCTGATGAACGTCATCAACGAGACCGGGTCGCTGCCGACCCGCAACCATCGGGACGTTCAGTTTGAAGGGGCTAACAAGATTTCGGCCGAGGCGATGCATGCAAAGCGTGCCGACGGCAAGGCCAACCTGATCCGCAATGCCGCGTGCTTTGCGTGCACCATCGCCTGCGGCCGGGTGTCGGCTATCGAGCGGACACACTACACCGTGGTCGATCGGCCGCAGTATCACGGCGCCTCGGGCGGCCTCGAGTACGAGGCGGCGTGGGCGCTGGGCGCGGCAACCGGCGTCGACGATCTCGAGGCGTTGACCTTCGCCAACTTCATCTGCAACGAGCAGGGGATGGACCCGATCTCGTTCGGGGCGACGGTCGGCGCGGCGATGGAGCTTTTCGAGATGGGGGTGATAACGCCGGAAGTCACTGGCGGCATCGATTTGCGCTTCGGCAACGCCAAGGCGCTGACCGACGTGACCGAGTTGACCGGGCGCGGCGAGGGCTTCGGCGCCGAGATCGGCCTGGGCTCCAAGCTGTTGTGCGAGAAGTACGGTCACCCCGACCTGGCGATGCAGGTCAAGGGCCAGGAGTTCCCGGCCTACGACTCCCGCGGTATCCAGGGCATGGGCCTCGGCTACGCCACCTCCAACCGCGGCGCCTGTCACTTGCGCGGCTACACCGTGGCGTCCGAGATCCTCGGCATTCCGGAGAAGACCGACCCGCTGGCGACCGATGGCAAGGCGGCGTTGGTGCGGGCGTTCCAGGACGCCACGGCGGCGGTCGACTCCGCCGGCATCTGCGTGTTCACCACCTTCGCCTGGACCCTCGACGACATCGCGCCCCAGATCGACGCTGCCTGCGAAGGCAACTGGACGACCGAGAAGCTTCTGGAGGTGGGCGAGCGCATCTGGAACCTGGAGCGCAAGTTCAACAACGACGCCGGCTTCACCGGCAAGGACGACAACCTGCCGAAGCGGCTCCTCAAGGAGGCCGCCAAGGTCGGGCCCGCCAAGGGGCTGGTCAACGGCCTGGAGACCATGCTGCCGGAATACTACCAGCTCCGCGGCTGGACGCCGGACGGCGTCCCCACCAACGAAACGCTCAACCGGCTGGCGCTGTAGATGGCGGAAGATCGGCGGGGGGCCGGATGCATCATGTGATCGTGGGCGCCGGCCCGGCCGGCGTCATCGCCGCCGAGACGCTCCGCGAGCGCGACCCGGATGGCGAGATCATGCTGATCCATGGCGAGGACGGCGAGCCTTACGCGCGCATGGCCTTGCCGTACTACCTCAGTGGCATGATCGACGAGGCGGGGACGGTGCTGCGCAAGGCCAAGGACTTCTTCCGCGCTCGCCGCATCGACGTGGTGCACGGGCGGGTCGAGCGGCTCGACCCTGGCGAGCGCCGGCTCGTTCTGGCGGACGGGGTCACAGTTCCGTTCGACCGGCTTCTCCTGGCGACGGGCGCAAGCGCCGTGCGACCGCCGATCGAAGGGCTGGAGCTTCCCGGGGTCCACGCATGCTGGACCCTCGACGACGCCCGCCATATCGCCCGGCGGGCCGAGCCGGGCTCGCACGTGGTGCTGCTCGGCGCCGGCTTCATCGGCTGCATCGTGCTGGAGGCTCTGGTCGAGCGGGGCGTGAGCCTGACGGTCGTCGAGATGGGCGACAGGATGGTGCCGCGCATGCTCAACGCGACCGCCGGGACCATGCTCAAGCGCTGGTGCGAGAGCAAGGGCGTCACCATACATACCTCGTCCCGGATCACTCGTATCGAGACGGCGCCGACCGCGGCCGACGAGCGCGACACGCTCGCCGTGGATCTCGACAACGGCGCCCAGGTTCCGGCGCACCTGGTCGTCATCGCCGCCGGCGTCCGCGCCAACATGGCGTTTCTCGAGGGCAGCGGCATCGCTACGGATCAGGGGATCCTCGTCGACCAACATCTGCAGACCAACGTTCCCGGCATCTACGCCGCCGGCGACGTGGCGCAGGGACCGGACTTCTCGACCGGCGGCTTCTCGGTGCACGCGGTGCAGCCGACCGCCGCCGACCATGGCCGCTTCGCCGCGATCAACATGTCCGGGGGCGATGCCGCCTATGGGGGCAGCCTGGTCATGAACGTGCTCGATACTCTCGGGCTGGTCTCCTGCTCGTTCGGACGCTGGCAGGGTATCGACGGCGGCGACCAAGCGGAGCGCGTCGACGAAGCCGCCTCCCGCTACGTCAACCTGCAGTTCGAAGACGACCGCCTGGTCGGCGCCATCACCCTTGGGCGGACGGACTGGGTCGGCATGCTGCGGGGACTGATCCAGACCAGGGTGCCGCTGGGGCCGTGGAAAGGCAAGCTGAAGGCCGACCCGCACCGCGTCGCCGAAGCCTACCTGGCGCGGGTCGGTACGGCTTGACGGCGCCGATGAAGGTCACCGTGAAGCTGTTCGCGTTGCTCGGGCGCTACCTTCCGGCGGGCGCACTTGACAATGCCGCCGAGCTTGACGTGGATGAAGGAGCAACGCCGGTCGAGGTGATCCGACGCCTGAACGTGCCGGAAGCCCATTGCCACCTTGTCCTGATCAACGGCCACTTCGTCCCGCCCGGCGAGCGGGGAACGGTCCGGCTGAACGGCAACGACGTCCTCGCCATCTGGCCGCCCGTTGCAGGAGGATGAACCGCGTGGGAAGAGAAGAATCATGACGGCGCCCGAACCGGTCCGAAGCGGTGACTCCGTGACCATCGACAAGGACATGTCAATCAGCCACCGGGATTTCTTCCGCGTGCTGCCGGGCGCCCTCGCAACCGGCGATTACCGCATCGACGGCGATCGGGTTGTGGCGGAGGAGGGAGACTGTCGCCGGCTGGAGATCACACTGTCGCCGGAGGAGCGGCGGGAGGTGCCGGATCTGTCGCTGCCGAAGACCCAAGTCCGCCTCACGTTCATTGGCTTTACAGAGGCGGAGATGAAGGACCGGCTGGCGCTGTTCGAGCGGTCTTTCCAGCGGGGCGGCGGCTGAGCAGCGTTACAATTCGATACGTTTCCAAAATCTTCGGCACATCTTCGCACGGCATCTTCGCGCCCGGGATGCTACCGAACAAGGGCAACGACGGTAGCAAGGACGCGCCTGCCTGCCTTTCGGCGAACTGTGCACCGGCCGGGTTTCTGGTCCGCGGCTCTGGGCCGATCCGATCGTGGCGGGCGATGACATGTTCAAGGAGATCGAGATGACCGAGACGAATGCCTTCCTGCAAGCGCGCGATTTTCTGGTGCGTCACCGCGAGGACTACGAGACTGCCTACCGGGACTTCAAGTGGCCGGAGCTGACCGCGTTCAACTGGGCGCTCGACTATTTCGACGTCTACGCCCGCGGCAACGAGCGACCCGCGCTGTGGGTCGTCAATGCGGATGGTTCGGAGAGCAAGCTCTCCTACCAGGAGATGTCCGAACGCTCCAACCGCACCGCGAACTTTCTCCGCGGGCACGGCGTCGGGCGGGGTGACCGCGTTCTCATGATGCTGAACAACGTCGTGCCATTGTGGGAGGTGATGCTGGCGGCCATCAAGCTTGGCGCCGTGATCATCCCGGCGACGACGCTGTTGACCCGCGACGACCTCCTCGACCGTTTCGACCGCGGCGCGGTCCGCCATGTCATCGTCGGCAGCGCCGAGACCGACAAGTTCGGCGACATTCCCGGCGACTACACCCGCATCGCCGTTGGCGGCGCGCCCGACGGCTGGGTGGACTACGCCACCGCCTACGAATCGCCGGCCAGTTTCGAGCCCGACGGCCCGACGCAGGCGACCGATCCGCTGCTCCTCTACTTCACCTCCGGAACCACGGCCAAACCAAAGCTCGTCGAGCACAGCCACCAGAGCTATCCCGTCGGGCACCTCTCGACCATGTACTGGATCGGGCTGCGCGAGGGGGACGTCCACCTCAACATCAGCTCGGCGGGTTGGGCGAAACATGCATGGAGCTGCTTCTTCGCGCCGTGGAACGCCGGGGCGACGATTTTCATCTACAACTACGGCCGCTTCAGCGCGGAAGACATGCTCGAGGTCATCTCCCGCTGCCGTGTGACGACGCTGTGCGCGCCGCCCACCGTGTGGCGCATGCTGATCCAGTCGAAAATGGCGTCCTACAAGACCAGCCTCAGAGAGGTGGTCGGCGCCGGCGAGCCGCTCAATCCTGAAATCATCGAACGGGTCGAGCAAGCCTGGGGATTGAAGCTCAGGGACGGCTACGGCCAGACCGAGACGACCCTGCAGATCGGCAACCCGCCCGGACAGCCGCTCAAGCTCGGCTCCATGGGCCGGCCGGTGCCCGGCTACCGGGTGGCCCTTCTGGATCCCGAGGGCAACGAAGCGAAAGAGGGCGAAATCGCCCTCAAGCTCGATCCCGGCCCGATGGGCCTTATGCTGGGCTACAAGGACGATCCGGATAAGACCGCGCAGGTCATGGCCGGTGGTTACTACCGCACCGGCGACGTGGCGGCGTGGGACGCTGACGGCTACATCACCTACGTCGGCCGCGCCGACGACGTGTTCAAGGCGTCCGACTACCGCATCAGTCCGTTCGAGCTGGAGAGCGTGCTGATCGAGCACGACGCGGTCGCCGAGGCGGCGGTCGTGCCGAGCCCTGACCCGGTGCGTCTGGCGGTGCCGAAGGCAGTGGTGACATTGACGGCCGGGTATCAGCCGGGGCCGGAACTGGCCGAGGATATTCTTCGGTACGTGCGCGACCATGTGGCGCCCTACAAACGCATCCGCAGGCTCGAGTTCGCCGAGTTGCCGAAGACCATCTCCGGCAAGATCCGCCGCGTCCAGCTGCGCAAGGACGAAGAGACGGCGCGGCAACAGGACACGCGGGGCGCGTTGGAGTTCTGGGAGGAGGATTTCCCGAGCTTGAAGAAATCCGGCTAGGAGAGCGCCGACCATCACTGACGATCGGGGTGTCGACGATCGTTGACGATCAGGGTGTCGACCATTGTTGACGATCTGGATGGTGTCGGCGGCCGGCAATCAAGAGAGAGGACAGCATGGTTCTAACCGAAGAACAGACGATGATCCGTGACATGGCGCGGGAGTTTGCGCAGGAGCAACTCGCGCCCAACGCCGCCGCTTGGGACCGTGACCACACCTTTCCCGCCGACGCCATCCGCCAGATGGGGGAACTCGGCCTGCTCGGGATGTTGGTACCCGAACAGTGGGACGGCGCCGGCGCCGATCACGTCGCCTACGCCCTGGCGCTGGAGGAGATCGCCGCCGGCGACGGCTCGTGCTCCACAATCATGAGTGTGCACAATTCCGTCGCCTGCATGCCGATCCTCAAGTTCGGCAGCGACGCGCAGAAGGAGCGGTTCCTCAAGCCGATGGCGCGGGGCGAGTTGCTCGGCGCCTTCTGCCTCACCGAGCCCCAGGCGGGCTCGGACGCCGCCAATATCCGCACCCGGGCGGTTCGGGACGGCGACCACTACGTGCTCAACGGCGTCAAGCAGTTCATCACCTCCGGCAAGAACGGCCAGATCGGCATTGTCTTCGCAGTCACCGATCCAGAAGCCGGCAAGCGCGGCATCAGCGCTTTCATCGTGCCCACCGACACACCCGGCTACACGGTGACCGGAGTCGAGCACAAGATGGGCCAGCGGGCGTCCGACACCGCGCAGATCACCTTCGAGGACATGCGCCTGCCGGCCGACCATCGGCTGGGCGAGGAAGGGGAGGGGTATCGGATTGCCCTGTCCAACCTGGAAGGCGGGCGCATCGGCATCGCCTCGCAATCGGTCGGGATGGCGCGCTCGGCGTTCGAAGCGGCGGTCGACTATGCCAAGGAGCGCGAGACCTTCGGCAAGGCGATTATCGAGCATCAGGCGATCGCGTTCCGGTTGGCCGACATGGCAACCGAGATCGACGCCGCGCACCTGATGATCCTCCGCGCCGCCGACCTGCGGGAGCGGGGACTGCCATGTCTCAAGGAAGCCTCCATGGCCAAGCTGTTCGCCTCTGAAATGGCAGAGCGCGTCTGCTCGGCGGCCATCCAGGTCTTCGGCGGCTACGGCTACGTCAGCGACTTCCCGGTGGAGCGCATCTACCGCGACGTACGCGTCGCGCAGATCTACGAAGGCACATCCGACGTTCAGCGCATCGTCATCAGCCGCGCCATCGCCCACCAGTAGGTGTCACCGGGCCACGGCCTGAACTGCCCGCTCAAGGCTTTCGAGGAAGCGCGAGCGATCCGACTTGGCGAACGGCCGCGGGCCACCGGCGGCGCCCAGCGGGTTGGCGGCGCGTAGATCGGCCAACAGGTCGCGCATCGCCATTGCGTTGCCGACGTTGGCGTCGGTGAACGCATCGCCGTTCGGACGGAGTGCACCCGCTCCGGCCTCCAGACACCGCGCCGCCAGCGGCGTGTCCTGGGTGACGCAGATGTCGCCGGCGCCGATGCGCGCCGCGATCCACTGATCGGCCGCGTCAGGCTCATGGGGCACGATCACCGTCTCCACCAGCGGCGACGGATGCGGCCGGATGCCGCCATTGCTGACGATGAAGACCTGCAGCCCGTGGCGCTCGGCGACGCGTATGGCTTCGTCCTTCACCGGACAGGCGTCGGCGTCGATGAAAATGCGGGTCATGACGATGGCGCCAATCGGCCGAGCAGTTCCGTGGCGAACTGCGACAACGTGTCGTCTCGGGCGCCCATGACGACGATGCGATCGCCGGGGCGGGCGAGTTGGATCAGCATGTCGCCGCAGCGAGCGCGGTCGGGGATGGCGAGGGCGGTGCGCCCGCCGGCCTGGACGCCCGCGACGATGTCCCCGCTGCCGACGCTGCGATCGACGGTGCCGCCGTAGTAGACCGGGTCCGGCATGATCAGCACGTCGTCGGGATCGAGAAACCGCGCGAAGGTGTCCACGAACCCGTCCTTCATCAGCCGCAACGGCCCGAAGCCGTGCGGCTGAAACATCACCAGCAGCCGGCCGTGGAAGACGTGGAGAGCGGCGAGGGTGGCGGCGATCTTGTCCGGGTTGTGGGCGAAGTCGTCGATCACGGTGACGCCGGCCTCGGTGCCCACGATGTCGAGCCGCCGCTGCAGCCCGGCAAAGCCTTCCAAGGCGTTCGCTGCATCCAATAGCGGCACACCAACGGCGCGCACTGCCGCCAAGGCGCCGAGAGCGTTCGCAACGTTATGGGCGCCCGGTACCGGCAGGCGCACCTCGGCGGTAAGGCCACCCGCTTCCGCAACGGTGAACGCGGTTGAGTCCAGAGCGTGCGTCAATGCTGTCGCATGCAGGTCGGCCGTGACGATGCCGAGGCTGAAGGTGCGCATCCGGCCGCCCGGTCGGGTCAGGGCCAGTGCGGTCGTCTCGGAATTGTCGAGGTTGAGCACGGCGGTCACGGCAGCGGCGGCGAAACCGCGGAACAGCGACCGCAGTTCTTCTAGCGGCTTGTGGTCGAGGGCAATGTTGTTGATGACCGCGACGTGCGGCGTGTAGAGGGCGATCGAGCCGTCGCTTTCGTCCACTTCGCTGACGAAGACCTCGCCATCCCCGACAACTGCGTTGGCGAAGGGATATCCGGCCGTGGCGAAGTTCTTCATGACGGCGCCGTTGACGATGGTCGGCGCCCTTCCCGTGCAGTGCAGGATCCAGCCGATCATGGCAGTGGTGGTGGATTTGCCACTGGTGCCGGCGACGCCGATGCTGTGCGGCGCCGCGTTGAACAGCCGAGCGAGGAGTGCTGCCCGTGTCGTGATCGGCGCACCTAACCGGCGGGCGGCGACGACATCCGGCACGGTGTCCTCGACGGCGGCCGAAATCACCAGCACCTGATCAGGGCGCGTCATGCCGCTGCCGTCCTGCGGGTGCAGACGGATGCCGCGGTCGCGGAGGAAGTCGAACTTCCGCCCCGTCAAGCCCTGGTCCAGCATGCGGTCCGATCCTGCGACCGCGTGGCCATGGGCGCGAAGGATCAGCGCCAGCGGCAACATGCCGCTGCCACCGATGCCGCAAAAGAAGTAGTTTTCAGGGTGCGTCATCAGGTGACGTTCTACAGCGGCCCATGGGCGCCGAAAAGCACAGAGGAGACGGATCAGGGTGGGGCGAGCAGGCGGGATCACGATCGGGGTCATGGCGCCTGGGTCGCCGATCGACCGATCCGTCGCCGCGCGCGTCTCTGACCTTGTCGCGGCGCATTATCCGGAGGGCGCCGTCCATATCGCGTTCCATCCCCAGTGCTTCCTGACCTCCGGTCACTTCGCCGGGCCCGACGAGGTGCGGGTGCAGGCTTGCCTCGACATCGCCAACGACGACCGGTTCGACGCGGTGTGGTTCGCGCGCGGCGGCTACGGCGCCTGCCGCATCGCCGAGGCGGTGC contains:
- a CDS encoding UDP-N-acetylmuramate--alanine ligase, with the translated sequence MTHPENYFFCGIGGSGMLPLALILRAHGHAVAGSDRMLDQGLTGRKFDFLRDRGIRLHPQDGSGMTRPDQVLVISAAVEDTVPDVVAARRLGAPITTRAALLARLFNAAPHSIGVAGTSGKSTTTAMIGWILHCTGRAPTIVNGAVMKNFATAGYPFANAVVGDGEVFVSEVDESDGSIALYTPHVAVINNIALDHKPLEELRSLFRGFAAAAVTAVLNLDNSETTALALTRPGGRMRTFSLGIVTADLHATALTHALDSTAFTVAEAGGLTAEVRLPVPGAHNVANALGALAAVRAVGVPLLDAANALEGFAGLQRRLDIVGTEAGVTVIDDFAHNPDKIAATLAALHVFHGRLLVMFQPHGFGPLRLMKDGFVDTFARFLDPDDVLIMPDPVYYGGTVDRSVGSGDIVAGVQAGGRTALAIPDRARCGDMLIQLARPGDRIVVMGARDDTLSQFATELLGRLAPSS
- a CDS encoding acyl-CoA dehydrogenase — protein: MVLTEEQTMIRDMAREFAQEQLAPNAAAWDRDHTFPADAIRQMGELGLLGMLVPEQWDGAGADHVAYALALEEIAAGDGSCSTIMSVHNSVACMPILKFGSDAQKERFLKPMARGELLGAFCLTEPQAGSDAANIRTRAVRDGDHYVLNGVKQFITSGKNGQIGIVFAVTDPEAGKRGISAFIVPTDTPGYTVTGVEHKMGQRASDTAQITFEDMRLPADHRLGEEGEGYRIALSNLEGGRIGIASQSVGMARSAFEAAVDYAKERETFGKAIIEHQAIAFRLADMATEIDAAHLMILRAADLRERGLPCLKEASMAKLFASEMAERVCSAAIQVFGGYGYVSDFPVERIYRDVRVAQIYEGTSDVQRIVISRAIAHQ
- a CDS encoding AMP-binding protein, with translation MTETNAFLQARDFLVRHREDYETAYRDFKWPELTAFNWALDYFDVYARGNERPALWVVNADGSESKLSYQEMSERSNRTANFLRGHGVGRGDRVLMMLNNVVPLWEVMLAAIKLGAVIIPATTLLTRDDLLDRFDRGAVRHVIVGSAETDKFGDIPGDYTRIAVGGAPDGWVDYATAYESPASFEPDGPTQATDPLLLYFTSGTTAKPKLVEHSHQSYPVGHLSTMYWIGLREGDVHLNISSAGWAKHAWSCFFAPWNAGATIFIYNYGRFSAEDMLEVISRCRVTTLCAPPTVWRMLIQSKMASYKTSLREVVGAGEPLNPEIIERVEQAWGLKLRDGYGQTETTLQIGNPPGQPLKLGSMGRPVPGYRVALLDPEGNEAKEGEIALKLDPGPMGLMLGYKDDPDKTAQVMAGGYYRTGDVAAWDADGYITYVGRADDVFKASDYRISPFELESVLIEHDAVAEAAVVPSPDPVRLAVPKAVVTLTAGYQPGPELAEDILRYVRDHVAPYKRIRRLEFAELPKTISGKIRRVQLRKDEETARQQDTRGALEFWEEDFPSLKKSG
- a CDS encoding aldehyde ferredoxin oxidoreductase family protein: MAWANKVLRVNLGAGTCTNEPLRMDWAQKYLGQRGLATKYLAEEVNPRVDPLSPDNKLIMTTGPLTGTCASTAGRYSIVTKGALTGAIACSNSGGFFGNEMKNAGYDMIIFEGRSPQPVYLWLQDGDARLMNASEFWGKSTWDTEEGLKSKHQDPQIRVASIGVSGEKGVKFACVVNDMHRAAGRSGVGAVMGSKNLKAVAIRGTLGVRVKDPVQFLNATNAAKKVLAENPVTGQGLPTYGTQVLMNVINETGSLPTRNHRDVQFEGANKISAEAMHAKRADGKANLIRNAACFACTIACGRVSAIERTHYTVVDRPQYHGASGGLEYEAAWALGAATGVDDLEALTFANFICNEQGMDPISFGATVGAAMELFEMGVITPEVTGGIDLRFGNAKALTDVTELTGRGEGFGAEIGLGSKLLCEKYGHPDLAMQVKGQEFPAYDSRGIQGMGLGYATSNRGACHLRGYTVASEILGIPEKTDPLATDGKAALVRAFQDATAAVDSAGICVFTTFAWTLDDIAPQIDAACEGNWTTEKLLEVGERIWNLERKFNNDAGFTGKDDNLPKRLLKEAAKVGPAKGLVNGLETMLPEYYQLRGWTPDGVPTNETLNRLAL
- a CDS encoding MoaD/ThiS family protein, translated to MKVTVKLFALLGRYLPAGALDNAAELDVDEGATPVEVIRRLNVPEAHCHLVLINGHFVPPGERGTVRLNGNDVLAIWPPVAGG
- a CDS encoding 4Fe-4S dicluster domain-containing protein, yielding MLKSLHIDPEKCTNCLQCEMACSYVKEGAFNPTRSRIKVFTFHDEGRFVPYTCTQCAEAWCMHACPVDAIGLNPATGAKEVYPDICVGCKVCTIACPFGTVNYHAGTGKVIKCDLCFGDPACAKACPTEAITYIDANWTGLDRMRHWAARTDAGATATH
- a CDS encoding YaiI/YqxD family protein, which encodes MTRIFIDADACPVKDEAIRVAERHGLQVFIVSNGGIRPHPSPLVETVIVPHEPDAADQWIAARIGAGDICVTQDTPLAARCLEAGAGALRPNGDAFTDANVGNAMAMRDLLADLRAANPLGAAGGPRPFAKSDRSRFLESLERAVQAVAR
- the mobA gene encoding molybdenum cofactor guanylyltransferase MobA, with protein sequence MPTGSPFTRTQPAPKATSTEQSPISSGRPPGLSSTRPPEVVGVLLAGGRARRMGGGDKALQTIAGRPMLDLVIERASPQVSALVINAGGDAARFASFGLPVAADVVGGFAGPLAGVLTGMMWARDNAPQCRWIVSIATDTPLFPHDLVARLLVAVADDRVDLACAASGRRAHPVFGLWPLRLLDDLRVALVEEGLRKIAAWTARYQLATVSFDAEPFDPFFNVNTPEDLEDAARLLGSARDNP
- a CDS encoding NAD(P)/FAD-dependent oxidoreductase yields the protein MHHVIVGAGPAGVIAAETLRERDPDGEIMLIHGEDGEPYARMALPYYLSGMIDEAGTVLRKAKDFFRARRIDVVHGRVERLDPGERRLVLADGVTVPFDRLLLATGASAVRPPIEGLELPGVHACWTLDDARHIARRAEPGSHVVLLGAGFIGCIVLEALVERGVSLTVVEMGDRMVPRMLNATAGTMLKRWCESKGVTIHTSSRITRIETAPTAADERDTLAVDLDNGAQVPAHLVVIAAGVRANMAFLEGSGIATDQGILVDQHLQTNVPGIYAAGDVAQGPDFSTGGFSVHAVQPTAADHGRFAAINMSGGDAAYGGSLVMNVLDTLGLVSCSFGRWQGIDGGDQAERVDEAASRYVNLQFEDDRLVGAITLGRTDWVGMLRGLIQTRVPLGPWKGKLKADPHRVAEAYLARVGTA